The DNA sequence CGGTCAGATTGACGCGCAGCATTTTTGGCATATTGATATGATAGGCACCGCCACCCATGGCGACCGCTACGTCCAATCCGCCGGCACCAATGGCCAGCATGCCAATGCCGCCGCCGGTGGGGGTGTGGCTGTCCGAGCCAATCAGTGTTTTTCCGGGGACACCAAAGCGTTCCAAGTGTACCTGGTGACAAATACCGTTGCCCGGGCGTGAAAACCAGATGCCGTGTTTTTGGGCGGTTGTCTGAATAAAGCGATGGTCATCCGCGTTTTCAAAACCGGTTTGCAGGGTATTGTGGTCAATATAGGCAACACTTTTTTCGGTTTTGACGCGGTCAATCCCCATTGCCTCAAATTCCAGATATGCCATGGTTCCGGTTGCGTCCTGTGTCAGTGTCTGGTCAATATGTAGCCCGATGTCGCTGCTGACAGTCATGTTGCCGGACACCAGATGACTTTTAATGATTTTTTGTGCAATGGTCAGACCCATGTGTAAAAATCCCCCTTTGCTGCTGCACCCTTTTCTGGCTGCCTATTTTTTCTATTCTATAACCCTTAACCCTTTATAATATATATGGATAGATAGAATAGATGAAAATGTACAGGCAGCATGGCCGCAAAAAGTGCAGCAGGACAAATCTTTAGTTTTGTCATGTGCGTTATACCGGATGAAAGCAACAAATACTGCTTTCTATTATCCACAAAAAGCGTCTGCTTGTCAATCCATTCACAAAGAATAGAACCATCAAATGGAATTTTTATGCAGATATTGCGAAAAATACATATATGTACGCGTTGATAGAAAAAGCGGAAGTAGGGCTTGACAAACTGCGCCGTTGTGTTATAATAATACAGTCAAAACAAAGCGGGGTAGTTATGCCCACACCTAAGCGGTGCCGTCCGTCTTGGGTCAATATTATGATCCTAACCTTTTGGGGATTGTTGTGTTGCGCGCGGGCGGAAATTTCTGCTTGCGCGTTGTTTATTCTGACAAACTTTTTGTGGAGGTGCTTAACAATTAGCAACAGGGAACTGCAGATCAATGATGATATCCGTGACCGGGAGGTCCGTGTAGTAGACGCGGAGGGCCATCAGCTGGGTATTATGCCGGCCGCACAGGCGCGGCAGCTGGCCTACTCCAAAGATCTGGATCTGGTCAAAATTGCCCCACAGGCAAAACCACCTGTCTGCAAGGTAATTGACTACGGAAAATACCGCTTTGAACAGGCAAAGCGGGAAAAAGAATCACGTAAAAATCAGCATATTGTCGAAATTAAAGAGGTACGCCTGTCTTTAAATATCGACACCCATGACTTTGAAACCAAGCTGAATCATGCTATCCGTTTCTTAAAAGAGGGTAACAAAGTAAAGGCTTCCATTCGCTTCCGTGGCCGTGAAATGGGCCATCCGGAGCAGGGCTATACCATTATGAAAAAATTCGCCGAAGCGCTGAACGAATACGCTGTTGTTGAAAAGCCCGCAAAGTTAGAAGGCCGTAATATGCTGATGTTCCTTGCTGTTCGGCCGGTTGCCCGTCCTGGTGCTAAGCCTGCTGAAAATGCCGCGAAAAAGTTTGCTGGTAAGGCAAAAAAAGCTGAGTAAAAGGGAATTACCCTGGAAAATTAAGGAGGATCCTTATTATGCCTAAGATCAAAACGCATTCCGGCGCAAAGAAGCGCTTCAAACTCTCTAAAAACGGAAAAGTCATCCGTGCCCACGCAAACATGGGCCACTTTCTGAACGGTCATGACAAGGGTGCAAAGTATAAGCGCAGCATGCGCGGCACCTGCGTAGCTGACAAGACCAACACAGCACACGTGAAGCGCCTGATTCCTTACAAATAAGCTTCCGTTCTGCTTTGGTAAACTGATGATTTCCACGTATTTGGAGGTATAATAAAATGGCAAGAGTTAAAGGCGCACTCGCTACGCGTAAAAGAAGAAAGAAAGTTCTGAAACTGGCTAAAGGCTACTGGGGCAGCAAGAGCCGTCACTTTAAGATGGCTAAAGAAGCCCTCATGAAGTCCGGCAACTATGCTTTTGCTGGTCGTAAAGCCCGTAAGCGTGACTTCCGCCGTCTGTGGATTACTCGTATATCCGCAGCCTGCCGTGCTGACGGCATGACCTATTCCACTTTCATGAATGGCCTGAAAAAAGCCGGTGTTACCCTGAACCGCAAGATGCTTTCTGAAATTGCTATCAGCGACGAAGCAGCATTTAAGGGACTTGTTGCACAGGCAAAGGCAGCACTGTAAAGAAATCTTTTTTGCGTCCGGGGAAAAACCGGACGCATATTTTTTACCCGTTTGTATGGCATAAGGAGGGAAAAATATGGAACATATTACCAGCCGCCGCAACGAAACGGTTCGTGCCGTGGCAGCCCTGCGCAGTGCGTCAGCACGCCGGAAACAACAGGCTTTTTTGTGTGAGGGGGCCCGTCTGTGCGCGGATGCTGCCGAAAGCGGCATTTCTATCCGCTCCTTTTTTTACACACAGAAAGCACTGCAGAAATATCCACAGTACCTAGATACCATCCGACAGCATACGGCAGGAAAGGAATATCTTCTGGAACCGTCCGTTGCACAGCTGTTAGCTGATACTCGAAACAGCCAGGAGATTTTCTGTGTTTGTGCGTTCCCAAATACAGCCGATACCACACCGGAAAGTTTTCTGCATCGCCCAGCTGCAGGGGCTTGTTTAGCATTGGAACAGCTGCAGGACCCTGCCAATCTGGGTACCGTGCTGCGTACAGCAGAGGCCCTCGGTATTAACTGTGTTTTGCTGTGTGGACAATGCTGTGATCCCTTTTCTCCGAAAGCTCTGCGCGGCGGCATGGGTGCAGCGTTTCGCTTGCCGCTGGTGCATTTTTCTTCCTTTGCGGCTGCAGCCCCGCTGTTTCATCAGGCCGGCTGGCAGACAATGGCAGCAGTGCCGGATACCAATGCAGAAAAAGTGACTAAAGTGGATTTTTCCGTACCGGTCATTATGGCTGTCGGCAACGAAGGAAATGGCCTTTTGCCGGAAACAGTGGCTGCCTGCAGCCGCCGAGTGACCATTCCCATGCTTGGCAGAGCGGAGTCACTGAACGCTTCCGCCAGTGCGTCCATTTTAATGTGGGAAATGATGCGTGGCAGGGGGCGGAACAATGGATGAGCGTGCGTGGTGGATTTGGCTGCAGCATGGACTTGGTCCCGGTGCTTCCAAACACCGCCGTATTTTTGAAACGTATGCTTCTATTGAAGATTTTTATCGTGCTGGTACTGAAGGCTGGCGGCTGGATGGTTATTTTACGAAACGGGAAATTCTGCGTCTGCAGAGCTTTTCGCTGGAGCAGGCACAGGCACAGCTGGAGTATGCAGAGAAGCTGGGACAGCGTGTGCTGACACCAGATATGGGTGCTTATCCGCAGTGCCTGCGGGAAATACACAATTATCCCTGCGTGCTGTATGTGAAGGGAACGCTGCCGCCGGTTGACTTCATGCTGTCTATTGCTATGGTGGGTACCCGCAAGGCTACCCACAGTGGGTGCAGC is a window from the Caproicibacterium lactatifermentans genome containing:
- the infC gene encoding translation initiation factor IF-3: MWRCLTISNRELQINDDIRDREVRVVDAEGHQLGIMPAAQARQLAYSKDLDLVKIAPQAKPPVCKVIDYGKYRFEQAKREKESRKNQHIVEIKEVRLSLNIDTHDFETKLNHAIRFLKEGNKVKASIRFRGREMGHPEQGYTIMKKFAEALNEYAVVEKPAKLEGRNMLMFLAVRPVARPGAKPAENAAKKFAGKAKKAE
- the rpmI gene encoding 50S ribosomal protein L35, with protein sequence MPKIKTHSGAKKRFKLSKNGKVIRAHANMGHFLNGHDKGAKYKRSMRGTCVADKTNTAHVKRLIPYK
- the rplT gene encoding 50S ribosomal protein L20; protein product: MARVKGALATRKRRKKVLKLAKGYWGSKSRHFKMAKEALMKSGNYAFAGRKARKRDFRRLWITRISAACRADGMTYSTFMNGLKKAGVTLNRKMLSEIAISDEAAFKGLVAQAKAAL
- a CDS encoding TrmH family RNA methyltransferase, whose translation is MEHITSRRNETVRAVAALRSASARRKQQAFLCEGARLCADAAESGISIRSFFYTQKALQKYPQYLDTIRQHTAGKEYLLEPSVAQLLADTRNSQEIFCVCAFPNTADTTPESFLHRPAAGACLALEQLQDPANLGTVLRTAEALGINCVLLCGQCCDPFSPKALRGGMGAAFRLPLVHFSSFAAAAPLFHQAGWQTMAAVPDTNAEKVTKVDFSVPVIMAVGNEGNGLLPETVAACSRRVTIPMLGRAESLNASASASILMWEMMRGRGRNNG